The following coding sequences lie in one Silene latifolia isolate original U9 population chromosome 5, ASM4854445v1, whole genome shotgun sequence genomic window:
- the LOC141657749 gene encoding chromatin assembly factor 1 subunit FAS1-like, giving the protein MEEKVSMKRKRVQTQLTLEEKELRLKTLNDELNSLFNYFNEVLNSDITSSLCLFKDNVNLNAAIAVLLEEKRCSYSKLANEIYEKMKDRDGVTVASVKASVLFVGQRISYGVANGDADVLEDESDSCLWCWETRDMKLLPSSLRGALKIRRICRKKISERITAVQDVITSLKKYEDNLSCKHSMTKATEKLKKILSEADIRMLVESLAQKNDSEMAEKEAKKTGTSLVKELEKNKLKAEKEKKKMDRELQKEKLQSEKERKRLQLEAEREEKRREKEDSEMRKHLKRKLEEADKEQRQKEKEEAELKKQLAVQKQASIMERFLKKSRTTSTSQNDQSTGVATSISNVNKRENTFESVSLMMDSALQHTCDIDVQEIRKCHMNSWRLTGHSVRSNKHHWGTRRKPKTQLIKELKLTTNNELNGDDDLGVDGLVDRQGEMCGDGKSCHDHSILSSQGTRKCFRRKQLLQFDKSNRPAFYGIWPKKSHVVGLRHPFKKDPDLDYEIDSDEEWEEEEPGESLSDSDKEDEEVLDEGSCKGDDEEENEDGFFVPDGYLSESEGVENDRSKSDFGAEVTNSSPSRKAEAEGEECSSWTRQQKYLRSLTENALRKNQPLVIINLMHEKTNLLSAEDLSGTLKVEQMCLQALSILAFPGGSCIEVPNINLHEEKHDVSSSNSKGCTTASAVATTIPDSDLPNIVSVIQSCAQGMGRLLDALQKSFPDVSKTLLKNKVREISDYDPVANRWKVKKDILGKLGMATPEKTKLGTKNIATFFSKRCLPPARLVVNLCESSPEPMKHVSSSQQPHESAKNV; this is encoded by the exons ATGGAGGAGAAGGTTTCGATGAAGCGGAAGAGAGTGCAAACTCAATTAACACTAGAGGAGAAAGAATTGAGATTAAAAACCCTAAATGATGAACTAAACAGCTTATTCAACTACTTTAATGAAGTATTAAACAGCGACATTACTTCATCTTTGTGCTTATTCAAGGATAATGTGAATTTAAACGCGGCGATTGCGGTGTTGTTGGAGGAGAAGAGATGTTCGTATTCGAAACTCGCTAATGAAATTTACGAGAAGATGAAGGATAGAGATGGTGTTACGGTTGCTAGTGTTAAAGCTAGTGTGTTGTTTGTTGGACAAAGGATTTCTTATGGAGTTGCTAATGGTGATGCTGATGTGCTTGAAGATGAATCTGATTCTTGCCTTTGGTGTTGGGAG ACGAGAGACATGAAACTTTTACCAAGTTCGTTACGCGGTGCATTAAAAATTCGTCGCATCTGTCGTAAAAAGATCAGTGAGAGGATCACTGCAGTCCAAG ATGTAATAACCTCCTTGAAAAAGTACGAGGATAATCTATCTTGCAAACACAGTATGACAAAAGCTACAGAGAAGCTCAAGAAAATTCTATCAGAAGCAGATATCAGAATGCTTGTCGAAAGCTTGGCCCAGAAAAATGATTCTGAAAT GGCTGAAAAAGAGGCAAAGAAGACAGGAACATCTCTTGTTAAGGAGCTTGAGAAGAACAAACTTAAAGCTGAGAAGGAGAAGAAAAAAATGGACCGCGAGCTCCAGAAGGAAAAACTGCAGAGT GAAAAGGAGAGAAAACGATTGCAACTTGAAGCTGAGAGAGAGGAAAAGCGACGAGAAAAGGAAGATTCTGAAATGAGAAAACACCTAAAGAGGAAGCTGGAAGAAGCTGACAAGGAACAGCGTCAAAAAGAGAAGGAAGAAGCTGAACTTAAGAAACAGCTTGCTGTTCAGAAGCAAGCTTCAATAATGGAACGCTTTCTTAAAAAGAGCAGGACTACTTCAACATCCCAGAATGATCAATCCACAGGTGTTGCTACATCTATTTCAAATGTCAATAAGAGGGAAAATACTTTTGAATCAGTCTCTCTGATGATGGACTCTGCCCTACAACATACATGTGACATTGATGTCCAGGAGATTCGCAA ATGCCATATGAACTCCTGGCGCCTCACGGGCCATTCAGTACGATCAAACAAGCACCATTGGGGAACTCGCCGCAAGCCTAAGACGCAGCTAATTAAAGAGCTGAAATTGactacaaataacgaactcaaTGGTGATGATGACTTGGGTGTAGACGGCCTTGTAGATAGACAGGGAGAAATGTGTGGTGATGGCAAATCATGCCATGATCATTCAATCCTTTCTTCACAAGGTACCAGAAAGTGTTTCCGTAGAAAACAACTCCTGCAGTTCGATAAGAGCAATAGGCCTGCATTTTATGGGATTTGGCCAAAGAAAAG TCATGTCGTTGGATTACGCCATCCATTTAAAAAAGATCCTGATCTAGATTATGAAATTGACAGTGATGAAGAGTGGGAGGAG GAGGAACCGGGTGAAAGCCTCTCAGATTCCGACAAAGAAGATGAAGAGGTTTTGGATGAAGGTTCTTGCAAaggtgatgatgaggaagagaatGAGGATGGCTTTTTTGTACCTGATGGTTATCTGTCAGAAAGCGAG GGAGTTGAAAATGATAGAAGCAAAAGTGATTTTGGGGCTGAAGTTACGAATAGCTCACCTAGTCGCAAGGCAGAAGCTGAGGGTGAGGAGTGTTCTTCTTGGACCAGACAACAGAAGTATCTGCGCAGTTTAACTGAGAATGCACTTAGAAAGAACCAGCCTTTAGTCATCATAAATCTGATGCATGAGAAAACAAACTTGTTATCAGCTGAAGATCTCTCTGGTACTCTAAAGGTTGAGCAAATGTGTTTACAAGCTCTAAGTATTCTTGCTTTTCCGGGTGGATCATGTATAGAGGTACCAAATATCAATTTACATGAAGAAAAACACGACGTTTCTTCTTCGAACAGCAAGGGTTGCACAACTGCATCAGCAGTTGCCACAACAATACCAGATTCTGACCTTCCTAATATT GTATCTGTTATTCAGTCCTGCGCACAGGGTATGGGCAGATTACTAGACGCCTTGCAGAAGAGTTTTCCCGATGTTTCCAAAACTCTCTTGAAAAACAAAGTGCGTGAAATATCCGACTATGACCCTGTTGCTAATCGATGGAAG GTAAAAAAAGATATCTTGGGTAAACTAGGGATGGCAACACCAG AGAAAACCAAATTGGGAACAAAAAACATTGCCACGTTTTTCTCTAAACGGTGTTTACCTCCTGCTCGCCTTGTTGTGAACCTCTGTGAGTCATCTCCCGAGCCCATGAAACATGTTTCATCCTCCCAGCAACCACATGAATCCGCGAAAAACGTGTAA
- the LOC141655708 gene encoding uncharacterized protein LOC141655708, giving the protein MGIQLGQISNNTPHYKTKKLYLYSNYILLGAATSCIFLTLSLRLIPSLCGFFFIALHLLTMLAALSGCHAAAQGGSRWFLTHMVTTVLTAIFQGSLSILIFTRTEDFLSKLKSYVMEENAAVILKMIGVLCVVMFVLEWVVLTVAFFLKYYSVVEGGSNGGHGGDNNGGGVKRSNKVASDEEMGYLPYPSASFHV; this is encoded by the coding sequence atgggaATCCAATTAGGACAAATATCAAACAACACCCcacattacaaaaccaaaaaactCTACTTATACAGCAACTACATCCTCTTAGGTGCAGCAACAAGCTGCATTTTCTTAACACTTTCTCTTCGACTAATTCCGTCTCTTTGTGGGTTTTTCTTCATTGCTCTCCATCTTCTCACCATGCTAGCCGCCTTGTCCGGCTGTCACGCAGCCGCACAAGGCGGTTCAAGGTGGTTTCTCACACACATGGTTACTACTGTCTTGACTGCTATCTTCCAGGGATCATTGTCaatcctgattttcactcgaacCGAGGATTTTTTGTCGAAATTGAAGTCGTATGTGATGGAGGAGAATGCTGCTGTTATTCTGAAGATGATTGGTGTACTTTGTGTTGTTATGTTTGTGTTGGAGTGGGTTGTTTTGACTGTTGCGTTTTTCTTGAAGTATTACTCTGTTGTTGAAGGTGGTAGTAATGGAGGTCATGGTGGTGATAACAATGGTGGTGGTGTTAAGAGGAGTAATAAGGTTGCTAGTGATGAAGAGATGGGCTACTTGCCTTACCCTTCTGCTTCGTTTCATGTTTAA
- the LOC141657750 gene encoding V-type proton ATPase subunit H, whose amino-acid sequence MTIDHAELTTDQVLRRDIPWETYMTTKLITGTSLQLLRRYDKKSESQRASLLDDDGPAYVRVFVSILREIFKEETVEYVLALIDEMLTANPKRARMFHDNSLANEDIYEPFLRLLWKGNWFIQEKSCKILALILSARPKNQYGGAMNGEASDSKSKVATIGDVLKGLIEWLCAQLKKPSHPSRSVPTAVSCLATLLKEPLVRSSFVQMDGVKLLIPLIVPVSNQSAAALTSSQSSQPSMQLLYETCLCIWLLSYYDPAVEYLATSRCLPRLMDVVKSSTKEKVVRVIVMTFKNLLPRSTFGAQMVDLGMPQIVQNLKAHAWGDEDLVEALNQLEEGLKDNIKLLSSFDKYKQEVLLGHLDWTPVHKDAFFWRENITNFEENDFQILRVLITILDTSNDPRSLAVACYDLSQFIQQHPSGRIIANDLKAKERVMKLMNHENAEVTKNALLCIQRLFLGAKYASFLQA is encoded by the exons ATGACGATTGATCATGCTGAACTCACCACTGATCAG GTTCTCAGAAGGGACATTCCATGGGAGACCTACATGACTACGAAGCTGATCACAGGAACATCCCTTCAACTCTTGAGGCGTTATGATAAAAAATCAGAGAGCCAGAGAGCATCCCTTCTTGATGAT gatGGTCCAGCTTATGTTCGAGTATTTGTGAGCATTCTTCGCGAGATATTCAAAGAAGAGACAGTTGAATATGTCCTTGCTTTAATAGATGAAATGCTTACTG CAAACCCCAAGAGGGCGAGAATGTTTCATGATAATTCACTTGCAAATGAGGATATTTACGAACCATTCTTAAG ATTGCTGTGGAAGGGTAACTGGTTCATTCAAGAGAAGAGCTGTAAGATACTTGCTCTGATTCTCAG TGCGAGACCCAAAAACCAGTATGGTGGAGCTATGAATGGTGAAGCATCGGACTCCAAGAGCAAAGTCGCTACTATTGGTGATGTCTTGAAGGGATTAATTGAGTGGCTGTGTGCACAG CTTAAGAAGCCTTCTCATCCTAGTCGGAGTGTGCCTACTGCTGTCAGTTGCCTAGCAACCTTACTAAAAGAACCCTTGGTTAGGTCATCTTTTGTTCAAATGGATGGAGTCAAGCTACTGATACCATTGATTGTTCCAGTATCGAATCAGTCAGCTGCTGCATTAACATCTTCACAATCCAGTCAGCCTTCTATGCAG CTCCTTTATGAGACATGTCTCTGTATATGGCTATTGTCGTACTATGACCCTGCAGTTGAATACTTGGCCACTTCTAGATGCTTGCCTCGTCTGATGGATGTTGTCAAAAGTTCTACAAAAGAGAAG GTGGTTAGAGTCATTGTTATGACTTTCAAGAATCTGCTTCCAAGATCGACATTTGGTGCCCAGATGGTGGACCTTGGAATGCCGCAGATCGTTCAGAATCTGAAAGCTCATGCTTGGGGCGACGAG GACCTTGTGGAGGCCTTAAACCAGCTAGAGGAAGGCCTGAAGGACAATATCAAGCTGTTGAGTTCATTCGACAAGTATAAGCAGGAAGTACTTCTAGGTCATCTTGACTGGACCCCTGTTCACAAAGACGCTTTCTTTTGGCGTGAGAATATCACCAACTTCGAGGAAAATGATTTTCAG ATCTTGAGAGTGCTCATAACCATATTGGACACCTCCAATGACCCGCGATCCCTCGCTGTTGCTTGCTATGATCTCTCACAATTTATTCAGCAACATCCATCCGGGAGAATCATAGCCAATGATCTTAAAGCCAAGGAACGGGTGATGAAACTAATGAACCATGAAAACGCCGAGGTTACCAAAAATGCATTGCTTTGCATCCAAAGGCTTTTCTTGGGAGCCAAGTACGCAAGCTTTTTGCAAGCTTGA
- the LOC141657747 gene encoding uncharacterized protein LOC141657747: MATRTILRRRGAVVNALSQPSISYRYFSSFELGPSTSAPSSGNSNWSAALPSLDSDSRRERDSSLVTKDKLQLLTSAGLLRKDFGGSPAFRSVNGRLYYGSSLGATWITQALRHSSTAAGQPEYRSSNDKNEENVASQKKEASPEECDQAVEGLSSAKAKAKAKQLQESQKTERAILRKLWAKILGIGPALRVVASMSREDWANKLHHWKDHIKSGAQHYWLGTKLLWADVRISSRLLVKLAGGRSLSRRERQQLTRTTADIFRLVPVAVFIIVPFMEFLLPVFLKLFPNMLPSTFQDKMKEQEQLKRRLNARIEYAKFLQETVKEMAKEVQSSRSGEIKQTAEDLDEFMNKVRRGEDVSNEEILSFAKLFNDELTLDNISRPRIISMCKYMGITPFGTDAYLRFMLRNKLRKIKEDDKMIQAEGVESLSEEELRQACRDRGLLGLLSVEEMRQQLRDWLDLSLNHSVPSSLLILSRSFNVSGKIHREEAVEFAISSLPDEVVDTIGATSLSSEDTVSERRRKLEFLEMQEELIKEEEKRKAGEEKAKLKESTAGQIDVALDKMADQTPAEAEEHAKDALLDTDDQLNELSRALAVLASASSVSREREEFLRLVNKEVELYNSMVDRKEGEVEAEKAYRAAYEGTEEDSDTTAVSSALIDRVDAMLQKLEKEIDDVDAKIGDRWRLLDRDYDGKVTPEEVASAAAYLKDTLHKDGIQELISRLSKDRDGKILVEDIVKLASQRDDDDEASK; the protein is encoded by the exons ATGGCTACTCGAACAATATTGCGGAGGAGGGGAGCTGTTGTCAATGCATTGAGCCAGCCTAGCATCTCTTATCGTTATTTCTCAAGCTTTGAACTTGGACCGTCAACTTCTGCTCCTAGTTCTGGGAATTCAAATTGGTCCGCGGCTCTTCCGTCTCTTGATTCTGATTCTAGGAGAGAAAGGGATTCATCATTGGTAACTAAAGATAAGTTACAGCTTCTTACTTCTGCGGGGCTCCTACGGAAAGACTTTGGTGGAAGTCCAGCCTTCAGATCCGTTAATGGACGCCTATACTACGGATCGTCTCTGGGAGCCACGTGGATAACACAGGCACTGCGCCATTCATCGACAGCAGCAGGTCAACCTGAGTATCGAAGTAGTAATGACAAAAATGAAGAAAATGTAGCCTCTCAGAAGAAGGAAGCGTCACCCGAAGAATGTGATCAAGCTGTTGAAGGTCTCAGTTCAGCTAAAGCTAAAGCCAAAGCTAAGCAGTTGCAGGAATCTCAAAAGACTGAAAGAGCTATACTTAGAAAATTATGGGCGAAAATTTTAGGTATTGGGCCTGCCTTGAGAGTTGTGGCATCAATGAGCAG AGAGGACTGGGCTAACAAGCTTCACCACTGGAAGGATCATATCAAATCTGGTGCTCAGCATTATTGGTTGGGTACAAAGCTACTCTGGGCTGATGTTAGGATTAGCTCAAGACTTTTAGTGAAGCTTGCTGGTGGAAGGAGTCTATCAAGGAGGGAGAGGCAGCAACTGACCCGCACTACAGCTGATATTTTCAGGCTTGTGCCTGTTGCAGTGTTTATCATAGTTCCATTCATGGAGTTCTTGTTGCCTGTATTTCTGAAGCTATTTCCTAACATGTTGCCATCAACATTCCAGGACAAGATGAAGGAGCAg GAGCAACTGAAGCGCAGGCTAAATGCTAGAATAGAATATGCCAAGTTTCTTCAGGAGACGGTGAAAGAGATGGCCAAAGAAGTGCAAAGCTCACGTAGTGGTGAAATTAAGCAAACTGCAGAGGATCTTGATGAATTCATGAATAAA GTTAGGAGGGGTGAAGACGTGTCCAATGAAGAAATTTTGTCTTTTGCTAAGTTATTCAATGATGAATTGACTCTGGATAACATTAGCAG GCCCCGGATAATTAGCATGTGCAAATACATGGGTATCACGCCTTTTGGAACAGATGCATACTTGCGTTTTATGCTTCGTAACAAGCTGCGGAA GATCAAAGAGGATGACAAGATGATTCAAGCTGAGGGTGTTGAGTCACTTTCAGAGGAAGAGCTTCGTCAAGCCTGTAGAGATAGAGGCTTGCTGGGTTTACTTTCCGTTGAAGAAATGCGTCAACAG CTGCGTGATTGGTTGGACTTATCTCTGAATCACTCTGTTCCATCATCTCTTCTAATTCTTTCCAG ATCCTTCAATGTGTCTGGAAAAATCCACCGCGAGGAAGCTGTTGAATTTGCAATCTCCTCTTTGCCAGATGAAGTTGTTGATACTATTGGAGCCACATCATTGTCATCAGAAGATACTGTTTCTGAACGAAGGAGgaagttggaattccttgaaatgCAAGAAGAATTGATTAAG GAGGAAGAGAAAAGAAAGGCAGGAGAAGAGAAGGCAAAATTAAAAGAGTCTACTGCTGGTCAAATAGATGTGGCTTTGGATAAAATGGCAGATCAAACTCCGGCAGAGGCAGAAGAACATGCAAAGGATGCATTGCTAGATACTGACGACCAACTTAATGAGCTCAGCCGTGCATTGGCTGTTCTAGCTTCAGCATCT TCAGTTAGCAGGGAGCGGGAGGAGTTCCTGAGGCTTGTAAATAAGGAG GTAGAGTTATACAATAGCATGGTGGACAGAAAAGAAGGAGAGGTAGAAGCTGAAAAGGCCTACAGAGCTGCTTATGAAGGCACCGAGGAAGATTCAGATACAACTGCAGTTTCTTCAGCCCTTATAGATAGG GTGGATGCTATGcttcaaaagcttgaaaaagAAATCGATGATGTTGATGCTAAAATTGGTGATCGTTGGCGATTACTAGACAG GGACTATGATGGGAAGGTAACTCCGGAAGAAGTAGCTTCAGCAGCTGCATACCTCAAAGACACGCTGCACAAAGATGGTATCCAGGAGCTTATCAGCCGGCTTTCGAAAGACAGAG ATGGAAAAATACTAGTTGAAGACATTGTTAAGCTAGCCAGTCAGAGGGATGACGACGATGAGGCATCTAAGTGA